The proteins below come from a single Drosophila teissieri strain GT53w chromosome 3L, Prin_Dtei_1.1, whole genome shotgun sequence genomic window:
- the LOC122616873 gene encoding uncharacterized protein LOC122616873 has protein sequence MYTINKGPSKIVAKTRRGLAQNFEKFESIKESGRRNASFDLNSPEEHKNIPRPVFQQSFASKRITPTKLIEDEVITPQHEEIIRYINDSWNMLVAQNPYDSSSTAKPVEKPVADANNNSAASPVESIMANSPVPAASTATVWVEPPSPALQDFKPFDLESWWGRRLFQNITKSL, from the exons ATGTACACAATCAACAAGGGACCCAGCAAAATCGTTGCTAAAACGCGTCGCG GCCTGGCacaaaattttgaaaaattcgAAAGCATCAAGGAGAGCGGCCGGAGGAACGCCAGTTTCGACCTGAACAGTCCCGAGGAGCACAAAAA CATACCGCGTCCGGTGTTTCAACAGAGTTTCGCCTCCAAGCGGATAACGCCTACCAAACTGATCGAGGATGAGGTGATAACGCCGCAGCATGAGGAAATAATACGTTACATAAATGACT CCTGGAACATGCTGGTGGCGCAGAACCCCTACGACTCCAGCTCAACCGCCAAGCCTGTGGAGAAGCCGGTGGCGgatgccaacaacaacagcgccgCCAGTCCCGTGGAGAGCATAATGGCCAACAGCCCGGTGCCCGCAGCCTCGACAGCCACTGTCTGGGTGGAGCCGCCGAGTCCAGCGCTGCAGGACTTCAAGCCCTTCGACCTGGAGTCGTGGTGGGGCCGTCGCCTCTTCCAGAACATCACCAAGAGCCTCTAG